The sequence GATATTAGTATGTTAGATAAATTTAAAGATGCTTACTTGGAGCTGTTAAAGCAGCGGTCGGGTAAAGAGCTTGATATGGATGACCTTTATTTGGAGAAGGATTATTCAATAGTAGATAGCATCCAAGGAAGCATAAGAAATCTTAATTTAACAATCGAGTTGTTTTTTAATGCGCAAGAAAATGATGATGAATTAGCAATGCAAGCAGCTTTGCTACGTATATCAGCTTTTTTATCTGGGATATATGGGGTTTTTTATCAGACGACCGAGGATATTGATCGTTTTTTCAAGCTTCCCGATGAGATATCTTTCCCGGAAGATTATAAAATCCCTGAGCATTACAACTATCCTATTAAATAGAACAAATACCCTCCGGCTATGCCGGAGGGTATTTGTTTTGCCTGTTTGTCAGATATTAATATCCAGTTCAATAACTATTCTACCGCGCTCAACGGTGATAATTGCCTGCTTGCCGAACCGATCCTTCCCCATCTAAGCTCTAAATTGCATTAGTCTCGACTTGATCTGTAAGCGGTGAGTCAGTAGCGTCAGCCAGTTACGGCACTGGCAGTGATTTACAACGGGCGATCCAAGCTGCAACAGCAATCACTCAGGGGCTGACCGGCGGTAATATTGATCAAGCTCTCGCTGGTGGCAGCGCCCCTTATCTGGCCCATGAAATTAGCAGATACCTGCCCGCCGATCAGAGCTTGGGCGCTAATCTGATGGCGCATGCGGTGTTAGGTGCGGTGGTGGGGCACTTCAGCGGTAATGCGACAGTCGGTGCCATCTCTGCCTTCACGGCAGAAGCCGTCGCACCCGCAATCATCAAGGCGATGGGCTGGGATAAAGACAGTCTCACCGAAAAACAGAAACAAACCGTCAGTGCGCTGGCGACATTGGCCGCAGGGTTGGCGGGTGGATTGGTAGGTGATAGCAGCAGTAGCGCAGTGGCTGGTGCGCAGGCTGGGAAGAATGCGGTGGAGAATAATGCCCTTGGTGATCTTATTCCTCCGCGTGTGCAGCAGGATGCGTCTTTGGCTTTTGATCTCGGCGGTAAAGGGGTCACTAACGATAAAATTATCAAAGCGGTAGACAAATCACATATCGGCCCGTCAGTAGGGGATTCAGCAAAAATTCATGGCGATTTAAAAGGTCAGGTCGCTGGAGGTTATGTCGCAGGGGGGTATCTGGAAGGTGTGCTTTCAGAGGATAAATTTGCAATTAATGGTGGGATTACGAAGGTGTTAGGCTGGCGTGCAGATGCGTCTGCCGGTCTGGCTTTTGGACCTTACCCGATTTAAGGTTTCAACCCTACCTATGATTATTCCGGTGCTATATCGGCAGGTGTTTTTTCAGTTGAAGGGTGTGTTGGTAAAGACGGCATTGGTGGCTCTTTCAGAGTTGGTGGAGGAATTGGTGCGAGTATCCGACAAAGTGAAAACAGTAACAATCAGCCAGAGCTTAACGGCTCTGGCAGTACCGAACTAATTTCCTGGCCTATCAAAAAGGACTAACCAAATGATTTATGTGTTGTTAGGTATTGCACTTTCCGCTTTTGCGGTCGGAACGGTCATGTTTTATCGGTTTAGTAAAGCGACAGGAAGAGGTGTTCAGTCACCTTTTACCCCGATGTATTTTTTTGATGCGCTCTTTTTTGGGCTAAGCAGTAAACGTGACATGAATATTGCTGCATGTTCTTTTATGGTCTTTTTACTGAGTATGTGGGGGCTCACTTATTTAAAATTACGGACCAATTTTTGGGGCAGCCCTGAGAGTTATTTTGGTTTAGGGATTGCTGGGATTTTCTTTCTGATAATGCATTGTCGCTATGGTGCAAAGGATGTTGTTATCAAAAATGATGGCCTTGCACCAATGCGGGAATTAACCAATATCCGCCGGTCTGGTCTCACCAGCCCATTTTTATGGTTAAGTCGGGCCGGGTACCTCGGATGTTTAATTGGCATGATACGCTGAAGCAGGTTACTGAAATCTGCGATTCCGGTGGAGAATAACTATCTGAGTTCAAAAGATGTACTAAACCTGCACAAAGAGCTGGAAGAAGCCGAAAAAAATGGCGCTGATAAACAGGGTATCTACGAGAAATACGCCGAAGTCAGCAAGAAAAACCGCGAAGAGGCGGTAGCTGAAAACTGGGCTCTGTCGCATTAGCGTAGAGAAGTTAGCAAAAGTGGCGCTGCCGGTTTTTTAGGCAGCCAACAGATAGAATTGTTCCGCCTGGGATAAACCCTCGCCGTCGGGATGCTGAAGCGGCCCTTTACGTATCATCTGTACACACAATGCCAGCCAATATCGTTTGTGCCCGGCGAAATGATTTGAATCCCAACATCGGTCGTATCCGGCGTTTGATATTGCGGTGATCCTGTTCGACAAGATTATTCAGATACTTACTCTGCCTGATAGTGATGGTTTCTTCATCGGGTTTGTCGGCGTTGAGCGTGGCCAAAGCCGCTGTGTTGGCTCCACTTTTATCGAGAGTCACGATCTCTGGCTCACCGTGTTGACGAATACGGTAAATTTTTGATATGACAGGTTGTGTCAACGACTATTATTAGATAGATATACTTAAGTAACGAATTGAATTTAAATGATTAATTTTTATGGTTATTTTTTTATCCCTCGACGTAACCTGTCTTGACCTTCCCGGATAATTCAGTTTTTACTGAATTGGGCAGGTTATTGGCATGGATCGACACGACAAGTTGGGGTATCGCCTTGGTGTGGTGCTGACTCGTCTCAATAATGGTGAGTGCCTCTCTTTGGCAGAATTGTCGGCAGAATTTAATGTATCCGAGCGTACCTTGTATCGGGATATGCATGAGCGTTTGGCATACCTACATCTTGAAAGAAAAGGTAAAAACTATTATCTGGCTCGAGGGGCATTGGGGCAGCGCAGTAATACTGATTTACGGCGTTTCACCCATATTCTTGGGATAAATGGGCTATTCCCGCGCTGGGATGATCCACTATTAACGTTACTGCTGGGAGCGACAGATAATAATCCTTTTCTGATTAAGCCGCGTGCCTTTGAAAATTGCGCTGTCTTTCTTTCCACGCTAAATACACTGGCTGAGGCGACCCAGCAGTCTAAAGCCGTTTCTTTTACGTATAGTGACAAGAAATATTGTGACGTTGAGCCGTATCGTTTAGTGAGCGATCGGGGAATTTGGTATCTGGCTGGTGTGGACAATCATCTCCTCAAGAGTTTCGTGGTATCGGGTATTAGCGGATTGTTGGTCAGTCAGGTGGTGTTTACCTCTCAGTCGAATATTCATGCCCGTATTGAGGAGGCTGACAGTATCTGGTACGGCGAAGAACATTTCGAGGTATTACTCTCTGTATCGCCACAGGTAGCACATCACTT comes from Yersinia canariae and encodes:
- a CDS encoding helix-turn-helix transcriptional regulator; the encoded protein is MDRHDKLGYRLGVVLTRLNNGECLSLAELSAEFNVSERTLYRDMHERLAYLHLERKGKNYYLARGALGQRSNTDLRRFTHILGINGLFPRWDDPLLTLLLGATDNNPFLIKPRAFENCAVFLSTLNTLAEATQQSKAVSFTYSDKKYCDVEPYRLVSDRGIWYLAGVDNHLLKSFVVSGISGLLVSQVVFTSQSNIHARIEEADSIWYGEEHFEVLLSVSPQVAHHFRRRALYPQQEIIHTSPDGRMLLISQVHHLNQIIPLIKYWLPHVEVIQPASVRQRILSDIREALNGANQADNCIDFKQGRDSDK